In Rhineura floridana isolate rRhiFlo1 chromosome 22, rRhiFlo1.hap2, whole genome shotgun sequence, a single genomic region encodes these proteins:
- the FCER1G gene encoding high affinity immunoglobulin epsilon receptor subunit gamma isoform X1, with protein sequence MCFVVVGGPFCRAKHTKAEAQLKRWTLLPLGGRKAEAQPVSLPLLPLRLLVALLGGKSATRQNSPLGISRMKLYLWTALLVLLGAEEAEALREPQLCYVLDGILFVYGIILTFLYCRLKIQNRKKAKMDSMAIYEKVEETYTGLGIRASEPYATLELPKIDPQNRPHKIDPQAQAPPEEGSLVG encoded by the exons ATGTGCTTTGTGGTTGTTGGAGGGCCGTTCTGCCGAGCTAAGCACACCAAAGCAGAAGCTCAGCTCAAGCGCTGGACACTCctgcctttgggaggaaggaaggcAGAGGCACAACCGGTTTCCCTCCCATTGCTACCCTTGCGACTGCTGGTGGCTCTTTTGGGCGGAAAATCTGCCACCCGACAGAACAGCCCCTTGGGAATCTCCAGGATGAAGCTGTATCTTTGGACCGCCCTCCTGGTTCTCCTGGGAGCCGAGGAAGCAG AGGCCCTGAGGGAACCCCAGCTGTGCTATGTCTTGGACGGGATTCTGTTTGTCTATGGTATTATCCTCACATTTCTCTACTGCCGACTGAAG ATCCAGAATCGAAAAAAAGCAAAAATGGATTCCATGGCCATTTATGAG AAAGTGGAAGAAACCTATACC GGCCTTGGCATTCGAGCGTCCGAACCCTATGCAACCCTTGAGCTCCCCAAAATCGACCCGCAAAATCGACCCCACAAAATCGACCCGCAAGCTCAGGCCCCTCCAGAAGAAGGGAGCTTGGTTGGATAG
- the FCER1G gene encoding high affinity immunoglobulin epsilon receptor subunit gamma isoform X2 produces MCFVVVGGPFCRAKHTKAEAQLKRWTLLPLGGRKAEAQPVSLPLLPLRLLVALLGGKSATRQNSPLGISRMKLYLWTALLVLLGAEEAEALREPQLCYVLDGILFVYGIILTFLYCRLKIQNRKKAKMDSMAIYEGLGIRASEPYATLELPKIDPQNRPHKIDPQAQAPPEEGSLVG; encoded by the exons ATGTGCTTTGTGGTTGTTGGAGGGCCGTTCTGCCGAGCTAAGCACACCAAAGCAGAAGCTCAGCTCAAGCGCTGGACACTCctgcctttgggaggaaggaaggcAGAGGCACAACCGGTTTCCCTCCCATTGCTACCCTTGCGACTGCTGGTGGCTCTTTTGGGCGGAAAATCTGCCACCCGACAGAACAGCCCCTTGGGAATCTCCAGGATGAAGCTGTATCTTTGGACCGCCCTCCTGGTTCTCCTGGGAGCCGAGGAAGCAG AGGCCCTGAGGGAACCCCAGCTGTGCTATGTCTTGGACGGGATTCTGTTTGTCTATGGTATTATCCTCACATTTCTCTACTGCCGACTGAAG ATCCAGAATCGAAAAAAAGCAAAAATGGATTCCATGGCCATTTATGAG GGCCTTGGCATTCGAGCGTCCGAACCCTATGCAACCCTTGAGCTCCCCAAAATCGACCCGCAAAATCGACCCCACAAAATCGACCCGCAAGCTCAGGCCCCTCCAGAAGAAGGGAGCTTGGTTGGATAG